The DNA window TGAGATGGAAAAGCAGGAGTTTGCAGAGCGCATGAATGGAAGAAAGGAGCAGGAATCATCATATGGAGTTATTTAAAACAACAGGAGTTCTTGATGAACCGATCCTGAGAGAGGTCGCTAAATGGGGAATTCCTAAATTAGAAAAAAGAGCAGCAATTATTTGTTTCATAGTCAGTCTCGTCCTCAGTGGGGCAAGACACCCTGCACTTGCGGCGGTTTTCTTTTCTGTCGGTTTGTTTTTTGTATTATGGCAGTACGTCCTGTTCCGCTGGATAACAGTAAAAAGGAATCTGCGCGATATGCAGGACTTCAATGGGGTAATGGGCTATCAATATACCAGCTGGTTTGATGAAGATGGACTGGCAGTGATAAATCAAACCAACCATGGGGAAGGAAAATTCAAGTATGCCTTTTTAAAACGGGTTTTTGAAACAGAACATATTTTGGCTTTACAGACGA is part of the [Clostridium] symbiosum genome and encodes:
- a CDS encoding YcxB family protein, translated to MELFKTTGVLDEPILREVAKWGIPKLEKRAAIICFIVSLVLSGARHPALAAVFFSVGLFFVLWQYVLFRWITVKRNLRDMQDFNGVMGYQYTSWFDEDGLAVINQTNHGEGKFKYAFLKRVFETEHILALQTKRNQFVPIFKNELSLEELDELTVFLKSRNKKIKIYRLKKRKQKGIQKA